The following proteins are encoded in a genomic region of Gossypium hirsutum isolate 1008001.06 chromosome D05, Gossypium_hirsutum_v2.1, whole genome shotgun sequence:
- the LOC107895627 gene encoding protein FD gives MEEVGKDISLSSLNGISLQGKHGTLISTAATNPAFPSMILQDFFGHTLQQYTSNNILGLLRLNIGSDPLRSNPAVNNRTAIAPSSLGAAHNSTFQGFGSSARVFLSFCRKRAQGNNENPDDLRLKLMMKNRESAAQSRARKQAYKKELEREVAHLKEENAKLRKHQKKVMAAINQLPKKNRLSRSLTTPF, from the exons ATGGAGGAAGTCGGGAAAGATATTAGCCTATCTTCTCTGAATGGTATCAGTCTTCAAGGCAAACATGGCACCCTCATCTCCACCGCAGCCACTAACCCTGCTTTCCCTAGCATGATCTTGCAAGACTTTTTTGGCCACACCCTTCAACAATATACCTCCAACAACATCCTCGGGT TATTGCGCTTGAATATTGGGTCTGACCCTTTGAGATCCAACCCTGCAGTCAACAACCGTACCGCTATTGCACCCTCATCGCTTGGTGCTGCTCATAACTCTACTTTTCAAGGTTTCGGTTCATCTGCAAGGGTTTTCCTTTCCTTTTGCAGGAAAAGGGCTCAAGGAAATAATGAAAATCCCGATGATCTCCGGCTTAAGCTAATGATGAAGAACAGAGAATCAGCTGCTCAGTCTAGAGCAAGAAAACAG GCTTACAAAAAGGAGTTGGAACGTGAAGTTGCTCACTTAAAGGAAGAAAATGCCAAGCTTAGAAAACATCAAAAGAAG GTGATGGCGGCTATAAATCAGCTTCCAAAAAAGAATAGGTTAAGCAGATCCTTAACAACTCCATTTTGA